Genomic segment of Apium graveolens cultivar Ventura chromosome 7, ASM990537v1, whole genome shotgun sequence:
tataaaaatttatttatatttatataaatatataataaatagtAATATATCAATAAGAGTGTTTatgttaaataaaattttatatttaaatttagagTGTGACCAAGAAATAGGTGATCAGGCCACGCTACCaacaaaatttttaatattttttatgttAGAAATGTTTACTTTTTAATATAATTAactatatttatttatttttattttttagtttAGCACCGATGAATAACATAATTTTGTTTAAGTTCAGACAAATATTTTGTATAGATTATAATCATACTTTTACTTAATAATATATTGTGAATATTAGTCTATTAATGAGAGTGTtgtatattaaataaaattatgaatttaGAGTTGTCAAAATACAGGTAACCGGATGAGTGCGAACAAATTTTTTAATGTtagtttttaatataatagtatatatAGATATTAAGTTAAACAAAATTAGTTTATAAATTATTTCTCTATCTTACGATAGATAAATTAGTTTTAAGCCTATAAACGAGATTGAATCAATAATATACATACATAAAAATGAGCAAGTAGAAATAGGATAAATCAACCACCCTCTCATATATTCTCAGCAAATAAGTAATGTTCATTATAGAGAAATATTCCATTGTGaggaaataaaataaatataattatgtaaaatatatatgtaGACAAGCGCAGAGCAACTAGAGAGTGGGTCCCTAACCCATGCTCTTGTTTGAATAAATTTAGAATATTACTGGACGGGCCTAGGAAAGCCTACAGGTACAGGTGAGTTGAAAATGTTGATGTAGTTTGTTGAGCAAGGGCATTATAAAAAAAGTTTGTTTAGTGTGCGGCACATGCTAAGCACTAAAACTTATAAAATTTAGAATGTTTTGATTGGTGTATTTATTGTAAATGCAGAGAGGTCTACTATTATTAAGAAGTTTTGGCCTAAAATTATAAAAGTTTGTGTTAAGTGTGTGTTCATGGACACACAGCAGaaaaatctttataaaaatagtaATATGCAAATCCAGTGAAGGAACATTAAAGTTAAAGTTAAACCTCCTTATATAGATGCACTCTTGTACTAATAGTAATCAAAAAGTAAATAGAAGAGAGAGAATGGAAGCATTCAAGAAATGTCCTTGGATCCTCAAGAAGACATGCAGTTGGTGACTTATATTAGAACATATGGCATTTGGAATTGGAGCCAGATGCCTAAACATGATGGTAGTCTCCTAAATCTCATTTCTTTTTGTCCTAATTTGAAATCATTCAAGCCATGAGTTAATTGTAGATCGATAAATCAATTTGTAGGGTTTTCAATCTTCCTCTGGATCAATTTCTTTTAATCTTTAGATTTAAGCTCCCATAGGAATACCTAAATCATAATCAACTACCTATCATCAGATCTATTGCTTAAGCTTTCCTATTCAACACTTATCTCTCTCTCTGAAAATTTGTAAAGATACCAACAAATCATATCATTTCATTATGTTTACATGTAGTCCTCCTAACTCCAGCTGCAAATGGTGTCACATAAGGAAAGTCAACCACAGGCTAGTTTGTAAAGAAAAATCATTGATGCTTATACTGATTGCACAAAATGAATCCCTCATTACTTTTAATCTATATATATGGATTCCAACTCAATATATATTATTAGTAATggtaaatataatttatatatcaACTCTTCCAATTTGTTTTAATATATGCTAACTATAACATTTTATGATTAATACCTTTTACATGTGTTGCTCTTTACCTATTTGATGAATATTGGCTGGGATTTCAGCTGTTATTTGACAAGTGAAAAATGTATGCTATGTGTACTCATATAAAGTGGAATGGCTGTATGATTTTATTAGGCTTGTCAAGGAGTGGGAAGAGTTGCAGATTGAGGTGGATGAACTACTTGAATCCAGAAGTTAGACATGGTAACTACACTCAAGATGAAGATGAAATCATAATCAACATGCGTCTTGGGGGAATTGGGTATATTTGGTCAATTAGTCTATATTTATATGCACTTCATAGATTTAGGATTTAGTTGAATCAATAAAGTTTGCTTTGTTATCCAATTATATGAGTTGTTCCTATACTTGCCGATAATTTGCTTGCTAGCTAATGCATAATCCATGGTGTTATTCTGCCATTGATTTTGGTTTTGAGATTTATTTTTTGAAGGTTGCACCTTGCTTTATGTAGCTGATATTTTCTTTTGAATTAAGATGTAATTCAGATTTCAATTTAGCTTTGTTTATATTATTCAAGCCAGCCTTCATTTATAAGTTATGATGAATAAAGACTGTGGCAAAAAAAGAAGAAGTTATGAACATAGACATAGCTGAGAGAAAACCTAGCACAAATCTTATGTATGGTCTAATTCTTTATTTGCCAAAGTGTCTACTCTTACACGTCATGATTAAGGTTCAGCTAATTAGTTTGAGTTTCTTTGCATTTAGAATTTTTATATATGTAGAGTTTCTTTCAGTTCTGCTAAATTCACCATGTAAGAACTTCAAATTCTTTACATCGATATTtgaaattaattaagtcataatTTGTATTCTGGCCCAAATAATTAATTAGTTTAGTTGTCAGATAAATTTCTAGAATCtaattatcaaatatatatgaTTTTTGACTAGTAAATGAATGTTGTCATGTTATTCAGTTGGTATGTGTTACATATAATGAAGAAAAGAATGATGAAGGTGTGACATCACGGAATGCCAAAACAGCAAATGCAGTCACACCATACCAGTAACCATACCAGTAGCTCTAGCAGAGTTAGTTACATACACATGACAGCTGGTGCCAGGACCACATCCTCTCTGTCAGACAAAACTTTGTATATAGTCTCTCTTAGATAGATTAGTGAGTAAGTAAGAAAAATGTACTCAGAGAATcataatctctctctctctgatCTCACTTTCTCTCTCTGAtctctctcaatatttttctctAGTTATATTCAGCTATTCATAGATATTATTGAGAAAGTAGATGTAATGAAAGATTGCAATTCAGTTTCCGCATTCTTCTAATGAAAAGTAGATCGGCTCTTTTTAGTTTCTTGAATtgtaacatggtatcagagcaaccAAGCACGATTctgattttctgaatttttgaTTGAAGCTTCATTATAATCATCGATCAGTTCTTCGTGTTCTTTATGGTTTTTGAGGTAAAATTCAAGTTCTACTTGCTTAATTTGATATTTATTAGTCTTGAGCAACAATCGTTGTTTCGATTTACAGTTTCTTGATTCACAGTTAATGATGGAAATCGTCTTCAAAATTGATACTCTTCATATCACTCATTTCATTGAGCATCAGTCTCTGTTTCACTCATCGAATCTGCTCATTAATTTGCTCATTTTATTTCGGTCATATTTGCTGATCATTGATTTTTCCTCGATTCAAGTCTATTTCAGTCATCTTATCAATTCAATTGATATTTCTTTGATTTTACTTCTCTAAAATGGCTTACACTAGTAACAATAACAATGTCATTCCAATTATTGATCCATCACAAGATCCAACTTCTCCATATTATGTACATCCGTCAGATAATCCTGGAATGAAGCTTGTATCGTTAAAATTTGATGGAAATAGTTATGCTGATTGTAAAAGGTCGTTATTATTGAACTTAATAGCAAAGAATAAAATTGGATTTGTAGATGGTTTCATTATTAAGTCACCTCTAAATGATGCTACATACAAAACCTGTGATCAATATAACAGTATGATGAATTATTGGATATTAAAAGTTCTGGATCAGGATATCGCCAGGAGTGTATTGTATTATACCACTACTAGAGACATTTGGGTGAATTTAGAAGAGAGATTTGGTCAGGCTTCTGGAACTACACTTTATGAGATCAAGCAATCTTTGAATGAAATTAAGCAAGCAAATGATAACATCTCTGGGTTTTACACAAAGATAAAGATGTTGTGGGATCAATTCGATTCAGTAGATAGTGTACCAGTTTGTAACTGTACAAACTGTAATTGTGGTTTGACTACTAAGCTGATGAAATCTAAGGAAGATGGAAGAGTAATTGATTTTTTGATGAAGCTGAATGAAGGTTATGAGATGTTGAGAGGAAGTATACTGATCATGAGTCCTTTACCAAGCATATCACATGTTTACAGATTGATTGTGCAAGAGGAAAATCATAAAAAGATATATCAAGGATCACAGGGGAATCCTGATCAGCCCATGGCATTTGCTGCAAACAGAAGGTTCACACAGGATAGGTTCAAACAGCAATTCTCTAGAAAATCTCAAGGTTCTGATCCAAGAAAGAGAACCAGTTCATTTTATTGTGAACATTGCAAAATTCCAGGACACAATGTCCAAAGATGTTAGAAGATCCGTGGTTACCCTTCTAATTTCAGAAATGATAAAAGAGCAGCTACTGTGCAATATGAAGAAAATTCTGGAAATTAGGCTGAACTGCAATCATCAGACAAGAATACTATGTTTACTGCAGATCAATATCAGCAGTTATTGGAATTACTTGGGAAAGAAAAACTTACTGAGAATGAAGTTCATGGTGATAATCTACAGGGCTCCAAGTCTGCACATGTTGCATATAAATTTTGTCTCACCTTTGTAAATGGCACTCATTGGATTGTTGATAGTGGAGCTACAGATCATATGTGCTCAGATTTATCATTCTTTATTCATATTAATGAATTAAAAGGAAGCAACAATTTAATCACTATTCCTAATGGAAAATTGTCTCAGGTTACACACATTGGTACATTTAAGATGATTGAAGACATAGTTCTTCATGATGTACTTTATGTACCTGATTTTAAGTTCAACTTAGTGTCTATACCAAAGATTTGCAAGGATGCTAATTGTTCAGTGGTGTTTACAAATAATGGTTATTTTCTTCAGAGCACTTCAATGAATTCACTTGCTCTTGGTGAACTAAGAGATGGTCTGTACTACTTGGACAATAAAGAATCCCCAAGTGTACAGGTTACATCTGAAGCTTCTATAAATAATGCTGTTTTTTCTTCTGTACATACTGTAAATACAAAACTATGGCATCTAAGGATGGGTCATATGCATGTTCATCTGTTGAAACATATTAAAACACAGGGATGTGGTGTTCTTTGTACACTTGATTGCATTTGTCAAATATGTCCTCGGGCAAAACAAACTAGAAACTCATTTCAACATAGTGTGACAAAGACAACACAAGCTTTTGAGTTGGTTCACATAGACACTTGGGGACCGTACAAAGTGTCTACTTATAATGGATTTAGGTTCTTTCTTACTGTGGTTGATGATTATACAAGGATGACTTGGGTTTTTTTGATGAAGCAAAAATCAGAAGCTGTAAGGTTACTAGAAACTTTTGCCAATCATGTACATAACCAGTTTCATAAGGATATCAAGATCATCAGGAGTGATAATGCACCTGAGTTTTGCGAAGGACAAATGAAAGAGTTTTATAGAACAAGAGACATACTACATCAGAGAAGCTATGTCAAttctccacaacagaatggaacAATGGAGAGAAAACACAGACATATTTTGGAAAccacttgattttattcttccaaTCTGGTCTACCTGTTGAGTATTGAGGAGAGTGTGTTCTATCATCAGTTCATTTAATTAACAGAATGCCTTCACAAGCATTGGAGTTTTTGAGTCCATATGAGAAATTACATGATGAGCCACCATAATTGTTTATATATAAAGGTGTTTGGTTGTCTGTGCTTTGTTAGAACATCTTCTGTTAATAGAGGGAATTTTGATTCTAGAGCAAATCAGTGCACGTTCATTGGTTATCCTGCAGGCCACAAAGGGTACAAGGTTCTTGATATGCAAACAAAACAAATTGTGATATCCAGAGATGTGGTGTTTCATAAACAACACTTCCCTTTTCATCTTAAGAAAAATAATGTTTCCCTTTCTCCCTTTTTCTTGCCCACATTTACTCCAGAAAATTCATTTCTCAATATTGATTTACCTGATGTTTTTCAATATGAAGCTTCACATCCTATGATTCCACAAACAGAGTCTACAGATCAATACTCTAATGATACATTTTTGGATAATTCTGGTACTTCTACTTCTGCTGAACAAGAAGAGACAAGTTTAAGAAGAAGTACTAGAAGCATTAAGAAACCATCTGCACTTCAAGATTTCGTTTGTGGTAATGCTCAGACTGATATACTTTCATCACATTGGTATAATCTTGTTCTATATTCTCACTTTACAGCATCTTTCAAAGCCTTAGTTTCTCAAACTGTCATTGATGTAGAACCAACTATATATGCGCAGGCCTGTAAAGATCACAGGTGGGTAGGTGCTATGAACAAGGAACTACATGCTTTACATGTGAACAACACCTGGACTTTCGTAGATCTTCCTGCTGGGAGGAAACCTATAGGCAACAAATGGGTTTATAAGATCAAATTAACGGCAGATGGTAGTGTGGAAAGGTTCAAAGCAAGACATGTAGCCAAGGGATACAATCAGAAATGGGGCATCGATTTTGAAGAAACATTTTCTTCAGTCGTTAAAATGACTACTGTTAGATGCATCATTGTAGTTGCAGCTAtcaagaatttgacattacaTCAATTGGATGTTAATAATGCTTTCTTACATGGAGATTTGGTTGAGGAAGTGTACATGTTAGTACCAAAGGGTCTTTCTAATCCATACAATAAGGTTTGTCGGTTGCTTAAATCATTGTATGGCTTACGGTAGACATCCAAACAGTGGTTTGCAAAACTTGTTGGAGAGCTTCTCAAGAACGGTTTTGTCCAGTTTAAAAATGATTACTCCCTTTTTATCAGAAATGCTAGTGAGCAGATCATTATTGCAgcagtttatgttgatgacattattCTTACCGGCAATGATCATAAAGGTATTAGCGATCTTAAAGCTCATTTAAATGTCACCTTTAGCATCAAGGATCTGGGAAAATTAAGTTTTTTCTTAGGCATAGACGTGTGATATGTTAGTTCAGGTATCACACTAACTCAAAAGAAGTTCACATTGGAGTTACTCAAGGAAGTTGGAATTACAAATTGTTCATCTAAAGTTACACTACTTCCATTGAATTTGAAACTAAGTGCTGATGATGGAGACCTTTATGTAGATCCTAGCAATTATAGGTGTCTGGTAGGAAAATTAAATTTTCTCACACATACAAGACCAGACTTATCATATAATGTACAACATTTGAGTCAGTATTTACATAGTCCTAGAGTCCCTCATTATAGGGCTCTTTTACATGTCCTTCATTATGTGGCATCTACATCTGGCCAAAGAATCTTGCTGACTGGAGGGGAGCAATTAACCTTGCAGACCTATTCTGACTCTAATTGGGGAGCATGCCTTGATACTAAAAGATCCATATCAGGTTACATCTTGCTATTAGGAAAGTCTCCAGTAAGTTGGAAATCTTAGAAATAAAGTATTGTCTCCAGAAGTTCTTCATAAGCGGAGTACAAATCAATGTCTTCTGTAGCCTCAGAAATTACATGGATGGTAAGAGTACTTGCTGAATTAGGTGTGACAAATCTGAAACCCATCATATTACACTGTGACAATTAGAGTGCAATTCATATTGCAAAGAACCCCATTCATCATGAACGTACAAAGCACATTGAGATTGATGTGCACTTTACCAAGGATAAAGTACTAGAAGGCTTGCTTCAACTCAACTATGTACCTACAAATGCTCAGCTTGTTGATATCTTTACTAAGGTCCTTCCTTCAGGACAGTTTCAGACATTGATTTCCAAACTTAGCATGACAAATTGCCATTCCAGTTTGCGGGGGCTATTATATAATGAAGAAAAGGATGATGAAGGTGTGACATCACGGAATGCCAAAATAACAAATGCAGTCACACTACACCAGTAAACATACCAATAACTCTAGAAGAGTTAGTTACATACACATGACAGCTGGTGCCAGGACCACATCCTCTCTGTTAGATAAAACTCTGTATATAGTCTCTCTTAGATAGATTAGTGAGTAAGTAAGAAAAATGTACTCAGAGAATCatgatctctctctctctctgatcTCACTTTCTCTCTCCGAtctctctcaatatttttctctAGTTATCTTCAGCTCTTCATAGATATTATTGAGAAAATAGATGTAATGAAAGATTGTAATTTAGTTTCCACATTCTTCTAATGAAAAGTAGATCAGCACTTTTTAGTTTCTTGAATTGTAACAGTCTGCAATAGCAGCAATGCTTCCTGGACGCACTGATAATGAAATCAAAAATCGTTGGCATTCCCACCTCAAGAAACGAATAGCCAACAATGTGGTGGACGAAATCATGGAGCCAAAAATTGAGGAAATAGAATCCACAATGGATACTATTTCCAAATCACGTTGTTGTTACTGAAATTCCTAAATTAGAAGAAGTATTTGAAGACTACCTGATCCCATCCTACACGTTAAACAACATTGGAGATTCCTCAAGCTCAAACATTAACGTCCCTCCTGCTTTTGGAACGAGCATTGATCCTCACATAAGCTTTTGGAGAGAACCATATTTACCACGTGCTCAATATTGGTTTGGAGAGCCTTTTTATCCATATTATGACACTTTATACGGAAACTGTGGTTCATAACACAATCACCTTTACTCGAGATTAATCTACAGAGAAAGGAATTGAAATGAGATTTATCTTTTGCTCATACTTCTGTGTGTGATTGTATCTTTCAGGTTGGCTAAGTATATATTATATGCACATATGGCTCATAGTCATAGCTGAAGTTTGGAGGAATATACTGGTAATCTAAGTGAAAATAATACTATTCAGCAAATAAAATGGAACGGCCTGAGAACTTGTAATTTTAGCTTGTAATAATATTATTCTCGTTTGCTATAAATTGGTATTACTCGGTTATTATGTTCTTTGATTTGGCTTTTCAAATCAATCTACGTTTTATTCGTAAGTTTTAACCTAATGATGTGTTTGTCGGGTGGAGGTAGGAGGGGGAGAATAGAATAAAAAGAGAtggaattaataaaattaataagtaataatagAAGTCGGAGAGATAATTTAAAAAAAACTGAGTTCATAAATTATAAACAGAATACATTGAATAAAAAATGAAGCATCTCCTCTCAAAATGGAGTTTGAACTTTAGTTTTGGATGTTAGCAAGGGAGGGGAGGAAATAATGAAAAATGTGAGCGGTTTCACCCTCTTCATTACCCATGGTAACAAGGTTGTCAAAATATTCCCATACATCATCATTGTATAGGAAGTTACTAGATTAGTTCCCGGTAGAGCCGGCCACATGTGAGGGTTTGATTCGTTCATTCCGGACCGGCTCGTACGAAAACCGTAAAAAATTCGGACCGAACCGGGCCGGTTCACACCCGCCCAACTCGCTAAATTAGCTGAACCGAGT
This window contains:
- the LOC141673518 gene encoding uncharacterized protein LOC141673518 — translated: MAYTSNNNNVIPIIDPSQDPTSPYYVHPSDNPGMKLVSLKFDGNSYADCKRSLLLNLIAKNKIGFVDGFIIKSPLNDATYKTCDQYNSMMNYWILKVLDQDIARSVLYYTTTRDIWVNLEERFGQASGTTLYEIKQSLNEIKQANDNISGFYTKIKMLWDQFDSVDSVPVCNCTNCNCGLTTKLMKSKEDGRVIDFLMKLNEGYEMLRGSILIMSPLPSISHVYRLIVQEENHKKIYQGSQGNPDQPMAFAANRRFTQDRFKQQFSRKSQGSDPRKRTSSFYCEHCKIPGHNVQRC